The Solanum pennellii chromosome 11, SPENNV200 genome contains a region encoding:
- the LOC107005109 gene encoding uncharacterized protein LOC107005109 isoform X2, producing MSEVNDSSSAWREGADSVVGDTEVRYNSRYSAVGGGYGGGPAGVEVKGKDGENWKFHAVEFAKGFAEMSVEFGKGVRDVLKQSVVREDSILVRKVGPLCCKVCRRLSFLNEYLPEDRDPAHAWSVIFFVLFLASAVLIASNDNIYPTTSVKKVCVHPPSASRISLPDGRHLAYQQQGVPAELARFSMIAPHSFVSSRIAGIPGIKTSLLQEYGIRLVTYDLPGFGESDPHPSRNLESSAMDMLHLSYAVNVTDKFWVVGFSGGCMHAWAALRYIPDRIAGAVMVAPMVSPYEPRMTKEEKSKMWKKWTTKKKNMYILARKFPRLLPYFYRRSFLSGVHGQIETRLALSLGIRDKALLEHPLFEKFWQRDVEESVRQKNAKPFVEEAVLQVSNWGFSPADLKVQRTRTGKGIMHWIKSLFGQTDEILTGFLGQIHVWQGMEDMVVPPSTSEFLQRVLPDAMVHRLLYEGHFTYFYFCDECHRHIFSTVFGNPQGPLTPEPEPEPEPDQSPIQNDDIEMQDTILGDVATDEENVSIVVNPDKEDYID from the exons atgtcAGAAGTCAACGATTCGTCGTCGGCATGGAGAGAAGGTGCAGATAGTGTTGTTGGTGATACTGAAGTTCGGTATAATTCGAGGTATTCTGCAGTGGGAGGTGGTTACGGAGGTGGGCCGGCGGGGGTGGAGGTGAAAGGTAAAGATGGTGAGAACTGGAAATTTCATGCCGTGGAGTTTGCTAAAGGATTTGCGGAGATGAGTGTGGAGTTTGGGAAGGGAGTGAGGGATGTATTGAAGCAGAGTGTGGTAAGAGAGGATTCGATACTTGTGAGGAAAGTTGGACCGCTGTGTTGTAAAGTTTGCCGGAGATTGAGttttttgaatgaatatttGCCGGAAGATCGCGATCCGGCACATGCTTGGAGTGtgatattttttgttctttttctggCTTCTGCAG TGCTTATTGCAAGTAATGATAATATATATCCAACTACATCGGTCAAGAAAGTGTGTGTACATCCTCCAAGTGCTAGTCGAATTTCGCTTCCAGACGGTAGACATTTGGCTTATCAGCAGCAGGGTGTTCCTGCTGAGCTGGCTAGATTTTCAATGATTGCTCCGCATTCTTTTGTCTCGTCTCGGATTGCAG GAATACCTGGCATTAAGACTTCTCTACTGCAAGAATATGGTATTCGCTTGGTAACATATGATCTTCCAGGATTTGGAGAAAGTGATCCTCATCCTTCCAGGAACCTTGAGTCATCAGCCATGGATATGCTACACTTATCCTATGCAGTCAATGTCACTGACAAATTCTGGGTGGTGGGATTTTCAGGTGGATGCATGCATGCTTGGGCCGCCCTTAGATACATCCCTGACAGGATTGCAG GTGCCGTCATGGTCGCTCCAATGGTTAGTCCATATGAACCAAGAATGACCAAGGAGGAGAAAAGTAAAATGTGGAAGAAATGgacaacaaagaagaaaaacatgTATATATTAGCTAGGAAGTTTCCAAGACTACTTCCTTACTTTTACCGTAGAAGCTTCCTTAGTGGAGTCCATGGCCAGATTGAAACACGGCTTGCCTTGTCTCTTGGAATAAGA GATAAAGCTTTGCTGGAGCATCCATTGTTTGAAAAGTTCTGGCAGAGAGATGTAGAAGAATCTGTTCGACAAAAGAATGCAAAACCATTTGTAGAGGAAGCTGTCTTACAGGTTTCCAATTGGGGTTTTAGTCCTGCAGACCTCAAAGTACAGAGGACACGCACTGGGAAGGGTATTATGCATTGGATTAAATCTCTATTTGGTCAAACAGACGAAATCTTGACTGGATTCCTTGGTCAAATACATGTATGGCAG GGAATGGAAGATATGGTGGTACCGCCATCCACAAGTGAGTTCTTGCAGCGAGTCCTACCAGATGCAATGGTACATAGGCTCTTATACGAGGgtcattttacttatttttacttttgtgATGAATGCCATAGACACATATTTAGCACTGTTTTTGGAAATCCTCAAGGACCTCTTACCCCAGAACCAGAACCAGAACCAGAACCCGATCAATCTCCCATCCAAAACGATGACATAGAGATGCAAGATACAATTCTGGGTGATGTTGCCACTGATGAAGAAAATGTATCTATTGTAGTTAATCCTGATAAAGAGGATTACATCGACTAG
- the LOC107005109 gene encoding uncharacterized protein LOC107005109 isoform X1, whose amino-acid sequence MSEVNDSSSAWREGADSVVGDTEVRYNSRYSAVGGGYGGGPAGVEVKGKDGENWKFHAVEFAKGFAEMSVEFGKGVRDVLKQSVVREDSILVRKVGPLCCKVCRRLSFLNEYLPEDRDPAHAWSVIFFVLFLASAVLIASNDNIYPTTSVKKVCVHPPSASRISLPDGRHLAYQQQGVPAELARFSMIAPHSFVSSRIAAGIPGIKTSLLQEYGIRLVTYDLPGFGESDPHPSRNLESSAMDMLHLSYAVNVTDKFWVVGFSGGCMHAWAALRYIPDRIAGAVMVAPMVSPYEPRMTKEEKSKMWKKWTTKKKNMYILARKFPRLLPYFYRRSFLSGVHGQIETRLALSLGIRDKALLEHPLFEKFWQRDVEESVRQKNAKPFVEEAVLQVSNWGFSPADLKVQRTRTGKGIMHWIKSLFGQTDEILTGFLGQIHVWQGMEDMVVPPSTSEFLQRVLPDAMVHRLLYEGHFTYFYFCDECHRHIFSTVFGNPQGPLTPEPEPEPEPDQSPIQNDDIEMQDTILGDVATDEENVSIVVNPDKEDYID is encoded by the exons atgtcAGAAGTCAACGATTCGTCGTCGGCATGGAGAGAAGGTGCAGATAGTGTTGTTGGTGATACTGAAGTTCGGTATAATTCGAGGTATTCTGCAGTGGGAGGTGGTTACGGAGGTGGGCCGGCGGGGGTGGAGGTGAAAGGTAAAGATGGTGAGAACTGGAAATTTCATGCCGTGGAGTTTGCTAAAGGATTTGCGGAGATGAGTGTGGAGTTTGGGAAGGGAGTGAGGGATGTATTGAAGCAGAGTGTGGTAAGAGAGGATTCGATACTTGTGAGGAAAGTTGGACCGCTGTGTTGTAAAGTTTGCCGGAGATTGAGttttttgaatgaatatttGCCGGAAGATCGCGATCCGGCACATGCTTGGAGTGtgatattttttgttctttttctggCTTCTGCAG TGCTTATTGCAAGTAATGATAATATATATCCAACTACATCGGTCAAGAAAGTGTGTGTACATCCTCCAAGTGCTAGTCGAATTTCGCTTCCAGACGGTAGACATTTGGCTTATCAGCAGCAGGGTGTTCCTGCTGAGCTGGCTAGATTTTCAATGATTGCTCCGCATTCTTTTGTCTCGTCTCGGATTGCAG CAGGAATACCTGGCATTAAGACTTCTCTACTGCAAGAATATGGTATTCGCTTGGTAACATATGATCTTCCAGGATTTGGAGAAAGTGATCCTCATCCTTCCAGGAACCTTGAGTCATCAGCCATGGATATGCTACACTTATCCTATGCAGTCAATGTCACTGACAAATTCTGGGTGGTGGGATTTTCAGGTGGATGCATGCATGCTTGGGCCGCCCTTAGATACATCCCTGACAGGATTGCAG GTGCCGTCATGGTCGCTCCAATGGTTAGTCCATATGAACCAAGAATGACCAAGGAGGAGAAAAGTAAAATGTGGAAGAAATGgacaacaaagaagaaaaacatgTATATATTAGCTAGGAAGTTTCCAAGACTACTTCCTTACTTTTACCGTAGAAGCTTCCTTAGTGGAGTCCATGGCCAGATTGAAACACGGCTTGCCTTGTCTCTTGGAATAAGA GATAAAGCTTTGCTGGAGCATCCATTGTTTGAAAAGTTCTGGCAGAGAGATGTAGAAGAATCTGTTCGACAAAAGAATGCAAAACCATTTGTAGAGGAAGCTGTCTTACAGGTTTCCAATTGGGGTTTTAGTCCTGCAGACCTCAAAGTACAGAGGACACGCACTGGGAAGGGTATTATGCATTGGATTAAATCTCTATTTGGTCAAACAGACGAAATCTTGACTGGATTCCTTGGTCAAATACATGTATGGCAG GGAATGGAAGATATGGTGGTACCGCCATCCACAAGTGAGTTCTTGCAGCGAGTCCTACCAGATGCAATGGTACATAGGCTCTTATACGAGGgtcattttacttatttttacttttgtgATGAATGCCATAGACACATATTTAGCACTGTTTTTGGAAATCCTCAAGGACCTCTTACCCCAGAACCAGAACCAGAACCAGAACCCGATCAATCTCCCATCCAAAACGATGACATAGAGATGCAAGATACAATTCTGGGTGATGTTGCCACTGATGAAGAAAATGTATCTATTGTAGTTAATCCTGATAAAGAGGATTACATCGACTAG